The Prosthecobacter vanneervenii genome has a segment encoding these proteins:
- a CDS encoding glycosyltransferase family 4 protein yields MRIAILHYSKPPVIGGVERVIGEQAAALTACGHEVQIWSADESSAFREMLEGKSLDAVIVHNVFTMPFDLPWTQELIELTHSRPDIRWINWVHDVRWSAQVPAAVHVAVSDFRRKEYAGVTKQPIHVIPNGCDAAAVLGLTPRVQALKLEAHVGPVLLQPTRFVRRKNIELGLRVLAELPDALYLVTAAPDPHQKDGVKYFRELKKLAKELGVARRVRFLGLEGALSDDDVRSLYQMTDLLFFPSTQEGYGLPLIEAALHGLPVFCSHIPAHKEVAVGATFFRLTASPKGLARKIKSHPGMQARQARRQMMMRLLWSRIVHEMLQPLLSGRNDT; encoded by the coding sequence ATGCGCATCGCCATCCTCCACTACTCCAAACCGCCCGTCATTGGCGGCGTGGAGCGCGTGATCGGCGAACAGGCCGCAGCCCTCACAGCCTGCGGCCATGAGGTGCAGATATGGAGCGCCGACGAATCGTCGGCCTTCAGGGAAATGCTGGAAGGGAAGTCTCTAGACGCCGTCATCGTTCACAACGTTTTCACCATGCCATTCGATCTGCCGTGGACGCAGGAGCTCATCGAGTTGACGCACTCACGTCCGGACATTCGCTGGATCAACTGGGTGCATGACGTGCGGTGGTCGGCCCAGGTGCCTGCGGCTGTGCATGTGGCGGTTTCAGATTTCAGACGGAAGGAATATGCCGGGGTGACGAAGCAGCCGATCCACGTCATCCCCAATGGCTGCGATGCCGCTGCCGTGCTGGGGCTGACACCACGGGTGCAGGCGCTGAAACTGGAGGCACATGTCGGCCCGGTGCTGCTGCAGCCCACGCGTTTCGTTCGGCGGAAGAACATCGAGCTGGGCCTGCGTGTGCTGGCCGAACTGCCGGATGCACTCTACCTCGTCACCGCAGCACCGGATCCCCATCAGAAGGATGGGGTGAAGTACTTCCGCGAGCTGAAAAAGCTGGCCAAGGAGCTGGGTGTGGCTAGGCGCGTGCGCTTTCTTGGCCTGGAAGGTGCTTTGTCAGATGATGACGTGCGCAGCCTATATCAGATGACCGACCTGCTTTTCTTTCCCAGCACGCAGGAGGGCTACGGGCTGCCGCTGATCGAGGCCGCGCTGCATGGTCTACCTGTGTTCTGTTCGCATATTCCAGCGCACAAAGAGGTGGCGGTGGGTGCCACGTTCTTCAGGCTCACCGCTTCTCCCAAAGGACTGGCGCGCAAGATCAAGTCACATCCAGGCATGCAGGCGCGGCAGGCGCGGCGTCAGATGATGATGCGTTTGTTATGGTCACGAATAGTACACGAAATGCTACAACCGTTGCTTTCCGGTCGAAACGATACATGA
- the leuS gene encoding leucine--tRNA ligase, protein MSSEQRKAFPFSEFEPKWQDVWEAKKAFRTPNPGDADFDASKPKYFVLDMFPYPSGAGLHVGHPEGYTATDIIGRFKKMSGFNVLHPMGWDAFGLPAEQYAIKTGTHPRVTTEKNVANFTKQLKSLGFAYDWDREVNTTDPGYFKWTQWIFLKLYNSYVGDDGKAHPISELEAKGLSREEIDSRRLAYVSSAPVNWCPELGTVLANEEVVDGKSEVGGFPVERRPMRQWMLRITAYAQRLIDELDGLDWPESIKLLQRNWIGRSEGAEVKFKVAGSEETITVFTTRPDTLFGATYMVLAPEHRLVDSLVSEEQGTAVEQYREKASRKSDLERTELAKEKSGVFTGAYAINPVNGEQIPIWIADYVLMGYGTGAIMAVPAHDERDFEFAQKFSLPINIVVIDEIVPGRGAIGKGEWLEKALVGEGFAVCSPIASIPGGVDINGLPTPEAKKKIAAWLEEKGLGKGTVNFKLRDWLFSRQRYWGEPFPIVWEDGSHRCIPESELPLMPPDLADFKPTGTPEPPLSKATEWVKYSATATRELNTMPQWAGSCWYYLRYCDAKNCERFVGEAAEKYWMGGGKPGGVDLYVGGTEHAVLHLLYARFWHKVLFDLGYVSTPEPFQRLVNQGLILGEDGQKMSKSRGNVVNPDDVVRDYGADALRLYEMFMGPLEQVKPWSMKGVEGVYRFLARVWRLVMEVDDEGVWSVSAALQDVPANKQLTKALHETIKKCGEDIEKLSFNTAISQMMVCTNAFTGAEVKPASAIVTFLKVLSPFAPHLAEELNARIASKFPALAVQGLLSDAEWPKYDPAALIEDEVEIVFQVNGKLRDKARVPVQATKDEIEKIALASARVQEFMEGKPPKKIIVVPGKLVNIVV, encoded by the coding sequence ATGAGCAGCGAGCAGCGCAAAGCCTTTCCATTCTCCGAGTTTGAACCGAAGTGGCAGGACGTGTGGGAGGCGAAGAAAGCCTTCCGCACGCCGAACCCCGGCGATGCCGATTTCGACGCCTCGAAGCCGAAGTACTTCGTGCTCGATATGTTCCCCTATCCCAGCGGCGCGGGCCTGCATGTGGGCCACCCGGAAGGCTACACCGCCACGGACATCATCGGCCGCTTCAAGAAGATGTCCGGCTTCAATGTGCTGCACCCCATGGGCTGGGATGCCTTTGGCCTGCCTGCCGAGCAGTATGCCATCAAGACCGGCACGCACCCCCGCGTGACCACGGAGAAGAACGTGGCCAACTTCACCAAGCAACTCAAGAGCCTGGGCTTTGCCTACGACTGGGACCGCGAGGTGAACACCACCGACCCCGGCTACTTCAAATGGACGCAGTGGATTTTCCTGAAGCTGTACAATTCGTATGTGGGAGATGACGGCAAGGCGCACCCTATTTCCGAGCTGGAAGCCAAGGGCCTGAGCCGCGAGGAGATTGACTCACGCCGTCTGGCCTATGTGTCCTCCGCCCCCGTGAACTGGTGCCCGGAGCTGGGCACGGTGCTGGCCAATGAAGAAGTGGTGGACGGCAAGAGCGAGGTCGGCGGCTTCCCCGTGGAGCGCCGCCCCATGCGCCAGTGGATGCTGCGCATCACCGCGTATGCCCAGCGCCTCATCGATGAACTCGACGGCCTGGATTGGCCGGAGAGCATCAAGCTGCTGCAGCGCAACTGGATCGGCCGCAGCGAAGGCGCCGAGGTGAAGTTCAAAGTGGCTGGCAGTGAGGAGACGATCACCGTTTTCACCACCCGCCCGGACACGCTATTTGGAGCCACCTACATGGTGCTGGCACCGGAGCATCGCCTCGTGGACTCGCTGGTCTCAGAAGAGCAGGGGACGGCTGTCGAGCAGTACCGTGAGAAGGCCAGCCGCAAGAGCGACTTGGAGCGCACCGAACTGGCCAAGGAAAAGAGCGGTGTCTTCACCGGCGCGTATGCCATCAACCCAGTCAACGGCGAGCAGATCCCCATCTGGATCGCCGACTACGTCCTCATGGGCTACGGCACCGGAGCCATCATGGCCGTGCCTGCGCATGACGAGCGTGACTTTGAGTTCGCGCAGAAGTTCAGTTTGCCGATCAACATCGTGGTTATTGACGAAATTGTTCCCGGGCGTGGAGCTATTGGGAAAGGCGAATGGTTGGAAAAAGCTTTGGTGGGCGAAGGTTTTGCTGTTTGCTCCCCGATCGCTTCAATTCCTGGAGGGGTGGACATCAACGGCCTTCCAACCCCCGAAGCCAAGAAGAAGATCGCCGCCTGGCTGGAAGAAAAAGGCCTGGGAAAAGGCACCGTGAACTTCAAGCTGCGCGACTGGCTCTTCAGCCGCCAGCGCTACTGGGGCGAGCCCTTCCCCATCGTGTGGGAAGACGGCAGCCACCGCTGCATTCCTGAAAGCGAACTGCCGCTGATGCCGCCGGATCTGGCTGACTTCAAGCCTACCGGCACGCCGGAACCTCCTCTGTCCAAAGCAACGGAGTGGGTGAAGTATTCCGCCACTGCCACGCGTGAGCTGAACACCATGCCGCAGTGGGCCGGCTCCTGCTGGTACTACCTGCGCTACTGCGACGCGAAGAACTGCGAACGCTTTGTCGGCGAAGCTGCGGAGAAGTACTGGATGGGCGGCGGCAAACCCGGCGGTGTGGATCTCTATGTGGGTGGCACGGAGCACGCCGTGCTGCACCTGCTGTATGCCCGTTTCTGGCACAAAGTGCTGTTTGATCTGGGCTACGTGAGCACACCAGAGCCTTTCCAGCGTCTGGTAAACCAAGGACTCATCCTGGGCGAAGACGGCCAGAAGATGTCCAAGTCCCGTGGCAACGTGGTCAATCCCGACGACGTCGTGCGCGACTACGGCGCGGATGCGCTGCGCTTGTATGAGATGTTCATGGGCCCGCTGGAGCAGGTGAAACCCTGGAGCATGAAGGGCGTGGAAGGCGTGTACCGCTTCCTGGCCCGCGTGTGGCGTCTGGTCATGGAAGTGGATGACGAGGGCGTGTGGAGTGTCTCCGCCGCGCTGCAGGACGTGCCTGCCAATAAGCAGCTCACCAAGGCGCTGCATGAGACCATCAAGAAGTGTGGCGAGGACATCGAGAAGCTCAGCTTCAACACCGCCATCAGCCAAATGATGGTGTGCACCAATGCCTTCACCGGCGCGGAAGTGAAACCCGCGTCTGCCATCGTGACCTTCCTGAAAGTGCTGAGCCCCTTTGCACCGCATCTGGCAGAGGAGCTGAATGCGCGTATCGCCAGCAAGTTCCCGGCTCTGGCCGTGCAGGGCCTGCTCAGCGATGCCGAATGGCCGAAGTATGATCCAGCCGCCCTCATCGAGGACGAGGTGGAAATCGTCTTCCAGGTCAATGGCAAGCTGCGCGACAAGGCCCGCGTGCCCGTTCAGGCCACCAAGGACGAGATCGAAAAGATCGCTCTGGCCAGCGCTCGCGTGCAGGAGTTCATGGAAGGCAAACCGCCGAAGAAGATCATCGTCGTTCCCGGCAAGCTGGTGAACATCGTGGTGTGA
- a CDS encoding glutathione peroxidase, producing MKLLTLASTLLLAVSLSAADTPKSVYDVPLKDIDGKDTSLKTYQGKVMLIVNVASKCGKTPQYKKLEALNQEFKKDGLAILGFPCNDFGGQEPGTNEQIKEFCSLKYKVTFPMFDKVAVKGPNKCELYQLLSGPTSPFPGDVKWNFGKFLVGKDGKILKRFEPGVEPDAPEVTSAIKEALAAK from the coding sequence ATGAAACTTCTCACCCTAGCCTCCACCCTTCTTCTGGCCGTGTCTCTTAGCGCAGCCGATACCCCCAAGTCTGTCTATGATGTACCGCTCAAGGACATTGATGGCAAAGACACCTCTTTGAAAACCTATCAGGGCAAGGTGATGCTGATCGTGAATGTGGCCTCCAAGTGCGGCAAGACTCCGCAGTACAAGAAGCTCGAAGCACTCAATCAGGAGTTCAAGAAAGACGGCCTGGCCATTCTCGGCTTTCCGTGCAACGACTTCGGCGGCCAGGAGCCCGGCACCAATGAGCAGATCAAGGAGTTCTGCTCCCTCAAGTACAAGGTGACCTTCCCGATGTTTGACAAGGTGGCCGTGAAGGGCCCCAACAAGTGTGAGCTTTACCAGCTGCTCAGCGGCCCCACCTCTCCCTTCCCAGGCGATGTGAAATGGAATTTCGGCAAGTTCCTCGTGGGCAAGGATGGCAAGATCCTCAAGCGCTTTGAGCCCGGCGTGGAGCCAGATGCCCCGGAAGTCACCAGCGCGATCAAGGAAGCACTGGCTGCGAAGTAA
- a CDS encoding LpxL/LpxP family acyltransferase — MKKLRYFFEIQLLELAVWLLPRLPRHLLMSLSRALGTLAFWLDARGRTTALENLRCAFGDKYSPAERRRIACGSYQVFARTFADLFWSPSLTAGTWQPHFDIIVPPGIEEAARESGAVWVTPHFGNFELISQIWGFRGFPFTVVAQDFKNPSITHLFRRLREQSGHTFISQDNAMIKLMKALKKKGHAGLLTDLSISPGRAAVAIQCFGMWTSVPSLHVELAKRLGLSIITGVCRPLPDGRYEGRLLEVFRPGADDDTREVAQRVWDRFEQEIRQHPECWLWMYKQWRYRPIGEPGVPHPGYPDYSNLSKALIAMVPPELLAKTSGVAQAAHAAVG, encoded by the coding sequence GTGAAAAAGCTTCGATACTTCTTCGAGATCCAGTTGCTGGAGCTGGCCGTGTGGCTGCTGCCGCGACTGCCGCGCCACCTGCTCATGTCCCTTTCCCGCGCCCTGGGCACGCTGGCTTTCTGGCTGGATGCTCGCGGACGAACCACGGCGCTGGAAAATCTGCGCTGTGCCTTTGGGGACAAGTATTCTCCAGCCGAAAGGCGGCGTATCGCCTGCGGTTCCTACCAGGTTTTTGCCCGCACTTTTGCGGATCTTTTCTGGTCTCCTAGCCTCACTGCAGGCACCTGGCAGCCGCATTTTGACATCATCGTTCCTCCGGGAATCGAGGAGGCGGCGCGCGAATCTGGCGCCGTATGGGTGACGCCGCATTTTGGCAACTTTGAGCTGATCAGCCAGATCTGGGGCTTTCGCGGTTTCCCCTTCACCGTGGTGGCGCAGGATTTTAAGAATCCGTCCATCACCCATCTTTTCCGGCGGCTGCGTGAGCAGTCGGGCCATACCTTTATCTCTCAGGACAATGCCATGATCAAGCTGATGAAGGCGCTGAAGAAGAAGGGCCACGCCGGACTGCTCACGGATCTGAGCATATCTCCAGGCCGTGCTGCCGTGGCCATTCAGTGCTTTGGCATGTGGACGAGCGTCCCTTCTCTGCATGTGGAGCTGGCCAAGCGCCTTGGCCTTTCCATCATCACAGGCGTCTGCCGCCCGCTGCCAGACGGCCGCTACGAGGGGCGTCTGCTGGAGGTCTTCAGACCTGGGGCGGACGACGACACCCGGGAGGTCGCTCAACGTGTATGGGACCGTTTTGAACAGGAGATTCGCCAGCACCCGGAATGCTGGTTGTGGATGTACAAACAGTGGCGCTATCGCCCTATTGGCGAGCCTGGAGTGCCCCATCCGGGCTATCCGGACTACTCCAATCTGTCCAAGGCCCTGATAGCCATGGTGCCGCCAGAGCTTCTGGCAAAGACTTCTGGGGTAGCGCAGGCCGCCCATGCCGCAGTCGGCTGA
- a CDS encoding RNA polymerase sigma factor, whose amino-acid sequence METAFDWKQTFEQLSPQLVLYARQLVDSRADAEDVVQQAFVRWWRRFPDGDSSHIPLLYAAVRTIALDQRRSDQRRVNREAKSEIAVAGEHAPAFDPLPEQKEAADIVEKALQTLPEEQREVVTLKLWGDLTFNEIAAMTKESINTVSGRYRYALQALHKKLSHLRADLLGAVPSHAPNILPFSQPTAEAMP is encoded by the coding sequence ATGGAAACCGCCTTTGACTGGAAACAAACCTTTGAGCAGCTCTCTCCACAGCTGGTGCTGTACGCACGCCAGCTGGTGGACTCTCGTGCCGATGCGGAGGACGTGGTGCAGCAGGCTTTTGTGCGCTGGTGGCGGCGCTTTCCTGACGGGGACTCCAGCCACATCCCGCTGTTGTATGCCGCCGTGCGGACCATCGCGCTGGATCAGCGCCGCAGCGACCAGCGCCGGGTGAACCGGGAGGCGAAATCCGAGATCGCCGTGGCAGGAGAGCACGCGCCCGCCTTTGATCCGCTGCCAGAGCAGAAGGAGGCGGCTGACATCGTGGAAAAGGCGCTGCAAACACTGCCCGAGGAGCAGCGCGAGGTGGTCACTCTCAAGCTCTGGGGCGACCTGACTTTCAACGAGATCGCCGCGATGACCAAGGAGTCGATCAACACCGTCTCCGGCCGCTACCGCTATGCCCTGCAGGCGCTGCACAAAAAGCTCAGCCATCTGCGTGCCGACCTCCTCGGCGCTGTCCCCTCTCACGCCCCGAACATTCTCCCCTTCTCTCAACCAACAGCCGAAGCAATGCCATGA
- a CDS encoding M20/M25/M40 family metallo-hydrolase — protein MPMTNLNSILKRLLKQPTAPFHEYHVRAEIEALLKDCPHVKLKHDKFGNLLATYKNGKSKSKPTWVFGAHMDHPAFIKPPGSTKRDAWDFLGGVPQAEVDAGVKRGLRKAKGQIATWNFPTNITNTRIEATACDDIIGCAAIVMTFLELARLNIQTTVHAAFTRAEEVGWLGAWHLAQNWPFGTDSVFLSLETSRPVNGAVMGGGPILRVGDRVSIFDNEAMAVLITTAKEQGIRVQRCLLDAGACEATATQASGIRSVGISIPLGNYHNLNDARQIAPEFVMMDDLKSMIQLLKALVATKHDGIGERTIRERVELRMQEHAEHLKAGSKLFK, from the coding sequence ATGCCAATGACCAACCTGAACAGCATTCTCAAGCGCCTCCTCAAGCAGCCCACGGCTCCCTTTCATGAATACCATGTGCGTGCGGAGATCGAGGCCCTGCTGAAAGATTGCCCCCATGTGAAGCTGAAGCATGACAAGTTTGGCAATCTTCTGGCCACATACAAGAACGGCAAGTCCAAGAGCAAGCCCACGTGGGTATTCGGCGCGCACATGGACCATCCGGCTTTCATCAAACCACCAGGCAGCACCAAGCGCGACGCCTGGGATTTCCTGGGCGGAGTGCCGCAGGCAGAAGTGGATGCGGGGGTGAAACGCGGACTGCGCAAAGCCAAGGGGCAGATCGCCACGTGGAATTTCCCCACCAACATCACCAACACTCGCATCGAGGCCACCGCTTGCGATGACATCATCGGCTGCGCAGCCATCGTGATGACTTTCCTGGAACTGGCCCGCCTGAACATCCAGACCACCGTGCATGCTGCCTTTACCCGTGCGGAGGAGGTCGGCTGGCTGGGCGCGTGGCATCTGGCGCAAAACTGGCCCTTTGGCACGGACAGCGTCTTCCTTTCCCTGGAAACCAGCCGCCCAGTAAACGGTGCGGTGATGGGTGGCGGCCCCATCCTGCGTGTGGGCGACCGCGTCTCCATCTTTGACAATGAGGCCATGGCCGTGCTCATCACCACTGCCAAGGAACAGGGCATCCGCGTGCAGCGCTGCTTGCTGGACGCCGGCGCCTGCGAAGCCACCGCCACCCAGGCCTCAGGCATCCGCAGCGTGGGCATCTCCATCCCGCTGGGCAACTACCACAATCTCAACGACGCCCGCCAGATCGCGCCGGAATTTGTGATGATGGACGACCTCAAGTCGATGATCCAGCTTCTCAAGGCACTCGTGGCCACCAAACATGACGGCATCGGCGAGCGCACCATCCGCGAGCGTGTGGAACTCCGCATGCAGGAGCACGCGGAGCACCTTAAGGCAGGATCGAAGCTGTTCAAATAG
- the glgB gene encoding 1,4-alpha-glucan branching protein GlgB encodes MSQYSPKAEIESVLTARHSNVFAFLGGHEIGNGRQVVRTVQPYAKTVTVIVGGERVTAEKLHKDGFFEALAPAGLYELEITTHEGETTRLSDPYSFGVLLGDQDMYYFREGTHQRLWEMMGAKLKTLHGVAGCLFSVWAPNAQRVSVVGDWNRWDGRVHVMRNRIEAGIWEIFIPGITELMHYKFELVDKHGHLTLKSDPYATFAQHGTQTSSMVFNLDRYRWDDNEWIQKRAQHDLYHTPMSVYEVHFGSWKRKAEQGNRWLSYRELADDLIPYVKGLGFTHIEIMGIAEHPFDGSWGYQVTGYFAPTSRFGNPDEFREFVDRCHQAGLGVILDWVPGHFPKDSHGLAKFDGTALYEHEDPRLGEHMDWGTLIFNYGRHEVKNFLISNALYWLDQFHIDGLRVDAVASMLYLDYSREAGQWVPNHLGGRENLEAIAFMRELNTLCYAKHPGTTVIAEESTAWPGVSKPVSTGGLGFGFKWNMGWMNDSLRYMAHEPVHRKYHHGEATFSMIYAFDENFILVLSHDEVVHGKGSLINKMPGDRWQKFANLRMFFSWMWTHPGKKLLFMGGEFGQWNEWRHDGSLDWHLFLGEEHSGLQQLIKDLNHLYTSRPALHVKDHEPGGFHWLDANDADNSIFAYTRSAPDGDQVTVLVNATPVVRQGYRVGVPEAGTYRELLNSDSSSYAGSGVSAGAGFQAQQTPWQGLPWSIVVDIPPLATLVLGR; translated from the coding sequence ATGAGCCAATACTCCCCCAAAGCCGAGATCGAGTCTGTGCTGACCGCTCGCCACTCCAATGTGTTTGCCTTTCTGGGCGGCCATGAAATCGGAAACGGGAGGCAGGTGGTGCGCACCGTGCAGCCCTACGCGAAGACGGTGACCGTCATCGTCGGCGGCGAGCGTGTGACCGCTGAGAAGCTGCACAAGGACGGCTTCTTTGAGGCGCTGGCCCCTGCGGGCCTCTACGAGCTGGAGATCACCACGCATGAAGGCGAGACCACCCGTCTCAGCGATCCCTATTCTTTCGGCGTGCTGCTGGGAGATCAGGACATGTATTACTTCCGCGAGGGCACTCACCAGCGGCTTTGGGAAATGATGGGCGCCAAGCTCAAAACCCTGCATGGCGTGGCGGGCTGCCTGTTCTCCGTCTGGGCTCCGAATGCCCAGCGTGTCTCCGTCGTGGGCGACTGGAACCGCTGGGACGGTCGCGTGCATGTGATGCGCAACCGCATCGAGGCCGGCATCTGGGAGATCTTCATCCCCGGCATCACGGAGCTGATGCACTACAAGTTTGAGCTGGTGGACAAGCACGGCCACCTGACGCTGAAGAGCGATCCCTACGCCACCTTTGCCCAGCATGGCACGCAGACCTCCAGCATGGTCTTTAATTTGGACCGCTACCGCTGGGATGATAATGAATGGATCCAGAAGCGTGCGCAGCACGATCTCTACCACACGCCCATGAGCGTGTACGAGGTGCATTTCGGCTCATGGAAGCGCAAGGCGGAGCAGGGGAACCGCTGGCTCTCCTACCGCGAGCTGGCGGACGATTTAATCCCCTATGTCAAAGGCCTGGGCTTCACCCATATCGAGATCATGGGCATCGCCGAGCATCCGTTTGACGGCTCCTGGGGCTACCAGGTCACGGGCTACTTTGCGCCCACCAGCCGCTTTGGGAATCCGGACGAGTTTCGCGAGTTTGTGGACCGCTGCCATCAGGCGGGCCTGGGGGTGATCCTCGACTGGGTGCCGGGGCATTTCCCGAAAGACTCCCACGGTCTGGCCAAGTTTGACGGCACCGCCCTCTATGAGCACGAGGACCCGCGCCTGGGCGAGCACATGGACTGGGGCACGCTCATCTTCAACTACGGCCGCCATGAGGTGAAGAATTTCCTCATCTCCAATGCGCTCTACTGGCTGGACCAGTTTCACATCGACGGCCTGCGCGTGGATGCCGTGGCCTCCATGCTGTATCTGGACTACTCCCGCGAGGCAGGACAATGGGTGCCGAACCATCTCGGCGGCCGCGAAAACCTGGAGGCCATCGCCTTCATGCGCGAGCTGAACACCCTCTGCTACGCCAAGCATCCCGGCACCACCGTCATCGCCGAGGAGAGCACCGCATGGCCCGGCGTCTCAAAGCCCGTGAGCACCGGCGGCCTGGGCTTCGGCTTCAAGTGGAACATGGGCTGGATGAATGACAGCCTGCGCTACATGGCGCACGAGCCCGTGCACCGGAAGTACCACCACGGAGAGGCCACCTTCTCCATGATCTATGCCTTTGATGAAAACTTCATCCTCGTGCTCAGTCACGACGAGGTGGTGCATGGCAAAGGCTCCCTGATCAACAAGATGCCCGGCGACCGCTGGCAGAAGTTCGCCAATCTGCGCATGTTCTTCTCCTGGATGTGGACGCACCCAGGCAAAAAGCTGCTCTTCATGGGCGGGGAGTTTGGCCAGTGGAATGAATGGCGGCACGACGGCAGTCTGGACTGGCATCTCTTCCTTGGGGAGGAGCACAGTGGTCTGCAACAGCTCATCAAGGACCTGAACCACCTCTACACCAGCCGCCCTGCGCTGCATGTGAAGGACCACGAGCCCGGCGGCTTCCACTGGCTGGATGCCAACGACGCAGACAACAGCATCTTTGCCTACACCCGATCCGCGCCAGATGGCGATCAGGTGACGGTGCTCGTCAATGCCACCCCCGTGGTACGCCAAGGCTACCGTGTCGGCGTGCCTGAAGCGGGCACCTATCGCGAACTCCTCAACAGTGACTCCTCCAGCTACGCAGGCTCCGGCGTGAGTGCCGGTGCGGGTTTCCAGGCCCAGCAGACTCCCTGGCAGGGCCTGCCCTGGAGCATCGTGGTGGACATCCCCCCGCTGGCCACACTGGTGCTGGGCAGGTGA
- a CDS encoding S1C family serine protease, producing the protein MKMACMLLFACISATFLSAQQVDSGTQAGGTNASAPPGRGPEPQSHSEQKLVPYISVLTREVPAELRAQISLQEGFGLLVSEVIPDSPAKAAGIKVHDVLVKFDDQRLVNMEQLMALVHSRKKGDVVSLSVISGGKETQITLTLGEHEPRPADHQSKHEGFFQRLWPRFNSPQQHGGSEDLGSVKERLERLKQELREFQERMQQWSENGAGSVQQIPNFKPGAHSKRRNETGITVPPGSSQRLSFQQSHNSTSVTRRDDSGEYILKNEDGKKIFTVRPPNGPEQSWPIETEEQREAIPEKFRDKLKLMDGPGSGVRIEVHPVPEQGAPKGGASAPALPASKGKTTSA; encoded by the coding sequence ATGAAAATGGCATGCATGCTTCTCTTTGCCTGCATCAGCGCCACGTTTCTGAGCGCACAGCAGGTGGACTCCGGCACTCAGGCCGGCGGCACGAACGCATCCGCACCGCCGGGCCGAGGTCCAGAGCCGCAGTCGCACTCTGAGCAGAAGCTGGTGCCCTACATCAGCGTGCTCACCCGTGAGGTGCCCGCCGAGCTGCGTGCGCAAATCTCATTGCAGGAAGGCTTTGGCCTGTTGGTGAGCGAGGTGATCCCTGACTCCCCGGCCAAGGCTGCTGGCATCAAGGTGCATGACGTGCTCGTCAAGTTTGATGACCAGCGGCTGGTCAACATGGAGCAGCTCATGGCGCTGGTGCACAGCCGAAAGAAAGGCGATGTCGTAAGCCTGAGCGTGATCTCCGGCGGCAAGGAGACTCAAATCACTCTCACTCTTGGCGAACACGAACCGCGGCCTGCGGACCATCAGTCGAAGCACGAAGGCTTTTTCCAGCGCCTCTGGCCACGATTCAACAGCCCGCAGCAGCATGGTGGCAGTGAGGACCTGGGGTCCGTCAAGGAACGGCTAGAACGCCTTAAGCAGGAATTGCGTGAGTTCCAGGAACGCATGCAGCAGTGGTCCGAGAATGGTGCTGGCTCTGTGCAGCAGATTCCGAACTTCAAGCCGGGTGCCCATTCGAAGCGCCGCAACGAAACCGGCATCACCGTGCCACCGGGTTCCTCCCAGCGTTTGAGCTTCCAGCAGTCCCATAACTCCACCAGTGTGACCCGGCGCGATGACTCGGGCGAATACATCCTCAAAAACGAGGATGGCAAAAAGATCTTCACCGTGCGTCCGCCCAATGGCCCGGAACAGAGCTGGCCTATCGAAACTGAAGAGCAGCGCGAGGCCATTCCTGAAAAATTCCGCGACAAGCTGAAGCTCATGGACGGCCCTGGCAGCGGCGTCCGCATAGAGGTGCATCCTGTTCCTGAGCAAGGCGCTCCTAAAGGCGGTGCCAGCGCCCCCGCCTTACCCGCCTCCAAAGGCAAGACAACCTCGGCGTAA